A stretch of Gemmatimonas aurantiaca T-27 DNA encodes these proteins:
- a CDS encoding chorismate mutase — translation MHTSPGANQPTHEELQQLQQLRLDIDGVDDEILTALVRRLSLARAIGEIKQRTGQPVLDPAREASVVTRAAARARDAGLPEQEMRALYWQLMALARRAQLRDVTSG, via the coding sequence ATGCATACGTCCCCCGGCGCAAATCAACCGACGCATGAGGAGCTGCAGCAATTGCAGCAGCTCCGCTTGGACATCGATGGCGTGGACGATGAAATCCTGACGGCGCTGGTGCGCCGGTTGTCGCTGGCGCGCGCCATCGGCGAGATCAAGCAGCGTACTGGGCAGCCAGTGCTCGATCCGGCGCGGGAGGCGTCGGTGGTGACACGGGCGGCAGCCCGGGCGCGCGACGCCGGGCTGCCGGAACAGGAGATGCGCGCGCTCTACTGGCAGCTCATGGCGCTCGCGCGGC
- the aroF gene encoding 3-deoxy-7-phosphoheptulonate synthase, translating to MIIVTTATISADALDRIIEHVETAGLRTHVSRGEHRTIVGCIGDEGRLSEHGLTQLEGVERVLPVLKPYKLASREFSVGDTAIRFGDPADTVIGGRDIVVIAGPCSVEGEAMMHETAHHVQRAGARLLRGGAFKPRSSPYAFQGMGEAGLKIMADVRAETGMPIVTEVMDPRQVELVASYADVLQIGARNMQNFTLLTEVGKVQRPVLLKRGLSGTITELLMAAEYIMAQGNGDVILCERGIRTYETATRNTMDIAAIPVLKRESHLPVIVDPSHAGGRASLVAPLAMAAIAAGADGLIVEVHPTPATAKSDGEQSLEPSAFASMMQQVQAVAQAVGRGCPWTEPVVA from the coding sequence ATGATCATCGTCACCACCGCTACCATATCCGCCGACGCCCTCGACCGCATCATCGAACATGTCGAGACCGCTGGGCTGCGCACCCATGTCTCACGCGGCGAACATCGCACCATCGTTGGTTGTATCGGCGATGAAGGCCGCCTCAGTGAACACGGCCTGACGCAGCTCGAAGGCGTCGAACGGGTATTGCCCGTCCTCAAGCCCTACAAGCTCGCATCCCGCGAGTTCTCGGTGGGTGATACGGCTATCCGCTTTGGCGATCCGGCCGACACGGTCATTGGCGGTCGCGATATCGTGGTCATCGCCGGTCCGTGTTCGGTGGAAGGCGAAGCGATGATGCATGAGACGGCGCATCATGTGCAGCGTGCCGGTGCCCGGCTGCTGCGCGGCGGGGCATTCAAGCCACGCTCGTCGCCGTACGCTTTCCAGGGCATGGGGGAAGCGGGGCTCAAGATCATGGCCGATGTGCGCGCGGAAACAGGCATGCCCATCGTCACCGAAGTGATGGACCCCCGTCAGGTGGAGCTGGTGGCCTCGTACGCGGACGTGTTGCAGATCGGTGCGCGCAACATGCAGAACTTCACGTTGCTCACCGAGGTCGGCAAAGTGCAGCGTCCGGTGCTGCTCAAGCGTGGCTTGTCGGGCACCATCACCGAGCTGCTGATGGCCGCCGAGTACATCATGGCGCAGGGGAACGGGGATGTGATCCTGTGTGAGCGTGGCATCCGCACGTACGAAACCGCCACCCGCAACACGATGGACATCGCGGCCATCCCCGTACTCAAGCGCGAGTCACACCTGCCGGTGATTGTCGACCCGAGTCACGCTGGTGGGCGTGCCTCGCTGGTGGCGCCGCTCGCCATGGCGGCGATTGCGGCAGGCGCCGATGGCCTCATTGTGGAAGTGCATCCCACGCCGGCCACGGCCAAGAGCGACGGTGAGCAGTCACTCGAACCGTCGGCGTTTGCGAGCATGATGCAGCAGGTGCAGGCGGTTGCGCAGGCGGTGGGCCGCGGGTGTCCGTGGACCGAGCCGGTGGTGGCGTGA
- a CDS encoding prephenate dehydratase domain-containing protein, translating to MTNPVVTQSMHPAWPRVAFQGEAGAFSEMAIRQHWPDGADAIACHTFIEAVQRVCEQAVDFAVIPVENAIAGLVRPAHDAMHEAGDRLQSCGEVRVPIHLCLMAPHGASLAGLREVRSHAVALAQCRLFFARHEWLISMPHADTAGAARDVAEWGDRTRGAVASESAAARYGLEIIAHHIQDIPHNWTRFVVLQRRS from the coding sequence ATGACGAATCCGGTCGTGACACAGTCCATGCATCCGGCGTGGCCCCGCGTGGCCTTTCAGGGCGAAGCAGGTGCGTTCAGCGAGATGGCCATTCGGCAGCATTGGCCGGATGGCGCCGACGCCATCGCCTGCCACACGTTCATCGAGGCGGTACAACGTGTCTGCGAGCAAGCCGTCGACTTTGCGGTCATTCCGGTGGAAAACGCGATCGCGGGGCTGGTACGACCGGCTCATGATGCGATGCACGAGGCCGGCGACCGTCTGCAGTCGTGCGGCGAAGTGCGCGTGCCGATCCACCTGTGCCTGATGGCGCCACACGGTGCATCGCTGGCCGGATTGCGGGAGGTGCGCAGTCATGCCGTGGCCCTGGCCCAATGCCGGCTGTTCTTCGCGCGACACGAATGGCTGATCTCGATGCCACATGCCGACACGGCTGGTGCTGCCCGCGATGTGGCCGAGTGGGGTGATCGCACCCGAGGCGCCGTGGCCAGTGAATCGGCAGCGGCGCGGTACGGGCTCGAAATCATCGCCCATCACATCCAAGACATCCCGCACAACTGGACGCGCTTCGTGGTGCTGCAGCGTCGATCGTAG
- a CDS encoding M28 family peptidase has protein sequence MPSFLRITTAAVLTCAPGLLLAQRSATSTPASRPAPTSSSQAAFVPLTKAVHDAIDGARALRTVDYVQRYFRLPGNHGFDLAIDTVASLLRAAGYVREDSAPASARLVYRVESRPMANQAWTPLAASLTIGGRSTPVQQFSTNLNMIAINSGSTPEGGVTADVVDVGTGSDAEFAAATVTGRIVLSTGVARTVFPRAMKAGAIGVLNTQKLPAYNQQAKNTRAIQFTSVPRDSIRQGWLIFISTATHDSLRAALASATPTQPLRVKAEVRTLFETRPELTVVAEIRGRSRAAERFVYSAHVQEPGANDNASGVGALAEMARVAATLVRRGVSNPQRTVTFLWGDEIRSTDRFLKEDSVRRAGVKWGMSLDMVGENTELTGGSFLIEKMPDPSAVWVRGEDQHTEWGGKVLAEKDIRAHWFNDFVRQRCLDRARQTQWVVKANPFEGGSDHTPFLNAQIPAVLLWHFTDQYYHTDLDRIGMVSPKSLANVGACALSTGLLLADGSRSIVLAALEELTGVAERTIRAQAVLSADTLTRGGNAQTEAHILDTWRAYYIGAIDRIGEIAVGPVDLQAATERAKARVRAAK, from the coding sequence ATGCCTTCCTTCCTCCGCATCACCACCGCGGCGGTGTTGACCTGTGCGCCCGGGCTGCTGTTGGCCCAACGCTCGGCGACCTCCACCCCCGCGTCCCGCCCCGCCCCCACCAGTTCGTCACAAGCGGCGTTTGTGCCGCTCACCAAAGCCGTGCACGACGCCATCGACGGTGCGCGTGCGCTCCGTACCGTGGACTACGTGCAGCGCTACTTCCGCCTGCCCGGCAACCACGGTTTCGACCTCGCCATCGACACGGTCGCATCGTTGCTGCGCGCCGCCGGCTATGTGCGCGAAGACAGCGCGCCCGCGTCGGCCCGACTCGTGTACCGCGTGGAGTCCCGTCCCATGGCCAATCAGGCCTGGACGCCACTCGCCGCATCACTCACCATCGGTGGACGCAGCACGCCGGTGCAGCAGTTCTCCACCAATCTCAACATGATTGCCATCAACTCCGGCTCCACGCCGGAGGGTGGTGTCACAGCCGATGTGGTGGACGTGGGCACGGGCAGCGACGCGGAATTTGCCGCGGCCACCGTGACCGGACGCATCGTGCTCTCCACCGGCGTGGCGCGCACCGTGTTTCCGCGTGCCATGAAAGCAGGTGCCATTGGTGTACTCAACACACAGAAACTCCCGGCCTACAACCAGCAGGCGAAGAACACACGCGCCATTCAGTTCACGAGTGTGCCGCGCGACTCCATCCGTCAGGGGTGGTTGATCTTCATCTCCACGGCAACCCACGATTCGTTGCGCGCGGCTTTGGCGTCGGCCACACCGACACAACCGTTGCGGGTGAAGGCGGAAGTGCGCACGCTGTTCGAAACGCGCCCCGAGCTCACGGTGGTGGCCGAGATCCGTGGACGCAGCCGTGCCGCCGAACGGTTCGTGTATTCGGCGCACGTCCAGGAACCGGGTGCCAATGACAACGCGTCGGGAGTCGGCGCGCTGGCCGAGATGGCGCGCGTGGCCGCCACGCTGGTGCGCCGCGGCGTGAGCAATCCGCAGCGCACGGTCACGTTCCTGTGGGGCGATGAAATTCGCTCCACCGATCGATTTCTCAAGGAAGACAGCGTGCGCCGCGCCGGCGTGAAATGGGGTATGTCGCTCGACATGGTGGGCGAAAACACCGAGCTCACGGGCGGTTCGTTCCTGATCGAAAAGATGCCCGATCCGTCGGCGGTGTGGGTGCGTGGTGAAGACCAGCACACCGAATGGGGCGGCAAGGTGCTCGCGGAGAAGGACATTCGCGCTCATTGGTTCAACGACTTCGTGCGGCAGCGTTGTCTCGATCGTGCACGGCAGACGCAGTGGGTAGTGAAGGCGAATCCGTTCGAAGGAGGCAGCGATCACACGCCGTTCCTCAACGCACAGATCCCTGCCGTGCTGCTATGGCACTTCACCGATCAGTACTACCACACGGATCTCGATCGCATCGGCATGGTGAGCCCCAAGTCGCTGGCCAATGTGGGCGCCTGTGCGTTGTCCACCGGTCTGCTGTTGGCTGATGGGTCACGCAGCATCGTGTTGGCGGCACTCGAAGAGCTGACCGGTGTGGCCGAGCGCACGATTCGCGCGCAGGCCGTGCTGAGCGCCGATACGCTCACGCGTGGGGGCAACGCACAAACCGAAGCGCACATTCTCGACACGTGGCGCGCGTATTACATCGGCGCCATTGATCGCATCGGCGAAATCGCCGTGGGTCCGGTGGATTTGCAGGCTGCCACCGAACGCGCCAAGGCCCGGGTGCGCGCGGCCAAATAG
- the hemN gene encoding oxygen-independent coproporphyrinogen III oxidase: protein MLDLQVSSKISPELLAKYDVAGPRYTSYPAVPDWNGAPDAAGWATQLRALGRQREPIALYVHLPFCAAQCLYCGCNATVTTRAEIVDRYLSRLRIELDMLARAMGERPRVAEMHWGGGTPNFLSDAQLATLHDMLLTTFELGAHTESSLEADPRLTTRSQMRMLRQLGFTRVSFGVQDLDPVVQEAIGRVQPRAMVQDAVTLAREEGFTGINFDLIYGLPHQTPDRFAATVEDSLAMRPDRIACFGYAHVPWMRAHQRRIDAQALPNGAERFALFRDAVQRFVGAGYEWIGIDHFALPTDALTKAMHHGVLHRNFMGYTTQHSPHLLGVGVSAISAVNGWFVQNAPQLGEWQRQIDRGALPVAGGHIQQGDDQGRGAAITHLMCHAALPASLFPVDREAMQALYAPLVDDGLVTFDATGMQATDQGRWLLRNLAFPLDAYRASRAAEQLAQQSAEHSVGLVRQGTASHPGMPAVHPPRFSQAV, encoded by the coding sequence ATGCTGGATTTGCAGGTGTCGTCGAAAATCTCCCCGGAGCTGCTGGCCAAGTACGACGTGGCCGGCCCCCGCTACACCAGCTATCCGGCCGTACCGGACTGGAACGGCGCACCGGATGCCGCCGGATGGGCAACGCAGCTACGGGCACTGGGCCGGCAACGCGAGCCAATCGCGCTGTACGTGCATCTGCCCTTCTGTGCCGCGCAGTGCCTCTACTGCGGCTGCAATGCCACGGTGACAACCCGAGCGGAGATTGTCGATCGATACCTGAGCCGGCTGCGGATCGAGCTCGACATGCTGGCGCGAGCGATGGGCGAACGGCCCCGTGTGGCCGAGATGCATTGGGGTGGTGGCACGCCGAATTTTCTGAGCGACGCCCAGTTGGCCACCTTGCACGACATGCTGCTCACCACCTTCGAGCTCGGCGCGCATACCGAGAGTTCCCTCGAAGCCGATCCACGCCTCACCACACGATCCCAGATGCGCATGCTGCGGCAACTGGGATTCACGCGGGTGAGCTTCGGCGTGCAGGATCTCGATCCGGTGGTGCAGGAAGCGATCGGGCGCGTACAACCGCGTGCCATGGTGCAGGACGCCGTCACGCTGGCCCGCGAAGAAGGTTTCACTGGCATCAACTTCGATCTCATTTACGGTCTGCCACACCAAACACCTGATCGGTTTGCGGCGACCGTCGAAGACAGCCTGGCCATGCGCCCCGATCGTATCGCCTGCTTTGGGTACGCCCACGTGCCGTGGATGCGCGCCCATCAGCGTCGCATCGATGCCCAGGCGCTCCCCAATGGCGCGGAACGGTTTGCACTCTTCCGCGATGCTGTGCAGCGGTTCGTTGGTGCTGGTTATGAGTGGATCGGTATCGACCACTTCGCGTTGCCCACTGATGCCCTCACCAAGGCCATGCACCACGGTGTGCTGCACCGGAACTTCATGGGTTACACCACGCAACACAGCCCGCATCTGCTCGGCGTGGGGGTGAGCGCCATTTCGGCGGTCAATGGCTGGTTCGTGCAGAATGCGCCTCAACTGGGAGAGTGGCAGCGACAGATCGATCGTGGTGCGCTGCCGGTGGCCGGAGGACACATCCAACAGGGCGATGATCAGGGACGCGGCGCCGCCATCACGCACCTGATGTGTCACGCGGCGCTGCCGGCGTCACTGTTCCCAGTGGACCGCGAGGCTATGCAGGCCCTGTATGCACCGCTGGTCGACGACGGACTGGTCACGTTCGACGCAACGGGCATGCAGGCCACCGATCAGGGTCGGTGGCTGCTCCGCAATCTCGCCTTTCCACTCGATGCCTATCGCGCCAGCCGGGCCGCCGAGCAACTAGCCCAACAATCGGCCGAACACTCGGTCGGTCTCGTGCGGCAGGGCACCGCGTCGCACCCTGGTATGCCCGCCGTGCATCCCCCGCGCTTCTCTCAGGCGGTGTGA
- the hemJ gene encoding protoporphyrinogen oxidase HemJ yields the protein MALETSYLWIKAMHVVAVIAWFAGLFYIFRLFVYHVQQREQPAVVATLEVMEHRLMRVIMAPAMIVAVTMGAWMLVKQPALLRMPWMHMKLGAVFFLLGYHGFASYTRKRLARGDYFLSERACRAFNEVPTLLLIIIVIAVIVRP from the coding sequence ATGGCACTCGAGACATCATATCTGTGGATCAAGGCGATGCATGTGGTGGCCGTCATCGCCTGGTTCGCCGGCCTCTTCTACATCTTCCGACTCTTCGTGTACCACGTGCAGCAGCGCGAGCAGCCTGCGGTGGTGGCAACACTGGAAGTGATGGAGCACCGGCTGATGCGCGTGATCATGGCACCAGCCATGATCGTAGCCGTCACCATGGGCGCGTGGATGCTGGTGAAACAGCCCGCGCTGCTGCGCATGCCATGGATGCACATGAAACTCGGCGCGGTGTTTTTCCTGCTGGGCTATCACGGGTTTGCGTCATATACCCGGAAACGGCTCGCGCGTGGTGACTATTTCCTCAGTGAGCGCGCGTGCCGGGCGTTCAATGAAGTGCCCACGCTGCTGCTCATCATCATCGTGATCGCGGTCATCGTACGCCCCTGA
- a CDS encoding carboxypeptidase-like regulatory domain-containing protein has protein sequence MNLSFTFMAPVVQRLIGALTLTMCVTSALHAQADVVRGRVLDDSARVLSGAVVSITRGPDRLVQQVTTDSSGRFSSRFDPGTGDYLVHVMAPGFRQARRRVERVAEERELVADFTLQRDLATTLDAVRVTATPPVRAQAQVASGYSREVGASEQWNQGVEGRVSPNAAGNLTAIAGTVPGVTMTPSGPSMLGASPGSNLTTLNGMAMPGGSLPRAARADVRVTGATFDATRGGFAGANIDVRLGAGDRNFQNRNAFLTLNAPQLQTTDAVGRSLGLLNGGFRASVGADGEAIRRVLTYNVALDVGRTSSDPATLLSSDAEALRRAGLAPDSAQRLRSIASNIGLPLAGTGIPTARVQNNLTFLGRIDDVRDTLRTLTLTTFAGSTTEGALGFGPLSAPGNSGKQSQQTVGAQFLQSQYVGKGYFTLMENRIAASRVRDRSTPYLELPGATVLARSASDAATSDIVPVALGGNPFLATNDTRWTAEAANEMVWNAQGRRHRFKTSAWIRGDGLTQEGQPNALGQYTFMSLADLAANRPASYSRTLSQPVREASAYNAALAFSHQWNPSRWFSTLAGARVEGNRFGDAPPENAALEQALGVRTGVAPSRVHVSPRVGFNYTYSRSRENGNGQMNNGSGSWYRNTMGIIRGGVGEFRDLYRPGTLADAMVNAGLPGSTVALTCVGSAVPVPDWRALSSGSATLPSACADGSGALAERAPTVTLVDPSFDVPRSWRASLGWAATVQRFLVRVDGLSSYDLSNPSTVDANFSGTSRFTLAGEGGRPMYVTASGIDPTSGAVSARESRVSPNYGRVSMRTSDLRGYGSQLTTTIQPEIFRGRRGPPPVMFSAAYTIQQVRQQFRGSDGANFGNPLTREWAAGANDARHAVVLQASTTVPRVGVFTMFTRLQSGTPFTPIVRSDIDGDGRANDRAFVPNPGTDTDAATRAQMQALLASAPGNIRDCLSSQLGAVAARQSCRGPWTQQMNLLYRPPLPSIRGRNVSMNVVFENPLAGLDQLLHGADGLRGWGTQAIPDPVLLVPRGFDATGQRFRYDVNPRFGDTRAFRTLSRVPFRIVMDISMDLSVPYDLQTLRRAIEPIKGRDKATNKTTWTRRNADSVAALYLSRTSNLHRVLLAESDSLFLTKDQIARLLAADSLYSERVRGLYKPLAVMLAEQPDGAAGKAALDTVQATTRLYWPIFWEQVDLAMEVLNQQQRELMPLFNNMSAVTKEERRNARWTFGYPVPLVHNRPRVGGQPGSLNTSVTRGAF, from the coding sequence ATGAACCTGTCCTTCACTTTCATGGCGCCGGTCGTGCAGCGCCTCATCGGGGCGCTGACCCTGACAATGTGCGTGACCAGCGCGCTCCATGCACAGGCCGACGTGGTCCGCGGCCGCGTGCTCGACGATTCGGCGCGTGTTCTTTCCGGAGCTGTGGTGAGCATCACCCGTGGGCCTGATCGACTGGTCCAGCAAGTGACCACCGACTCCAGTGGTCGGTTCAGCAGCCGCTTCGACCCGGGCACGGGCGACTATCTCGTGCACGTGATGGCACCGGGCTTCCGTCAGGCCCGGCGGCGCGTGGAACGGGTGGCCGAGGAACGCGAGCTCGTTGCCGATTTCACTCTGCAGCGCGACCTGGCCACCACGCTCGACGCCGTGCGGGTGACCGCCACCCCGCCCGTGCGCGCCCAGGCCCAGGTAGCCAGTGGGTACAGTCGCGAAGTGGGTGCCTCCGAGCAGTGGAACCAGGGCGTCGAAGGACGGGTGAGCCCCAATGCCGCCGGCAACCTGACGGCCATCGCCGGCACCGTGCCCGGCGTGACCATGACACCGTCCGGTCCTTCGATGCTTGGCGCCAGCCCCGGCTCCAACCTGACCACCTTGAATGGCATGGCCATGCCGGGCGGCTCGCTTCCCCGTGCGGCACGGGCCGATGTGCGCGTGACCGGCGCCACGTTCGATGCCACACGCGGCGGATTTGCCGGTGCCAATATCGATGTGCGCCTCGGCGCTGGTGATCGCAATTTCCAGAATCGCAATGCGTTTCTCACGCTCAATGCGCCGCAGTTGCAGACCACCGATGCGGTAGGCCGTTCACTGGGCCTGCTCAATGGCGGCTTCCGGGCCAGCGTGGGCGCCGATGGAGAAGCCATTCGCCGCGTCCTCACGTACAACGTGGCACTCGATGTCGGTCGCACCAGCAGTGACCCGGCCACCTTGCTCAGCAGCGACGCCGAGGCCCTGCGTCGCGCGGGACTGGCCCCTGATTCGGCCCAGCGTCTGCGCTCGATTGCCTCCAACATCGGCCTGCCTCTGGCAGGCACCGGGATCCCGACAGCGCGCGTGCAGAACAACCTCACGTTCCTCGGTCGCATTGATGACGTACGTGACACCCTGCGCACGCTGACGCTCACCACGTTTGCCGGCTCCACCACGGAGGGCGCACTGGGTTTCGGTCCACTGAGCGCGCCAGGCAACAGTGGCAAGCAGTCCCAACAAACGGTGGGTGCACAGTTCCTGCAGAGTCAGTACGTGGGCAAAGGCTACTTCACGCTCATGGAGAATCGCATCGCCGCCAGTCGTGTGCGTGATCGCAGCACACCGTATCTCGAACTGCCAGGCGCCACCGTGCTTGCGCGCTCGGCATCCGACGCCGCCACGAGCGACATCGTCCCCGTGGCGTTGGGTGGCAATCCGTTTCTCGCCACCAATGACACGCGCTGGACCGCGGAAGCGGCCAATGAAATGGTGTGGAACGCACAGGGACGTCGTCATCGCTTCAAGACATCGGCGTGGATCCGCGGCGACGGCCTGACACAGGAAGGCCAGCCCAACGCCCTCGGTCAGTACACGTTCATGTCGCTCGCCGATCTCGCCGCCAATCGTCCGGCATCGTACTCCCGCACGTTGTCGCAGCCGGTGCGGGAAGCCAGTGCGTACAACGCCGCACTCGCGTTCTCGCATCAGTGGAATCCGAGCCGGTGGTTCAGCACTCTCGCCGGCGCACGGGTGGAAGGCAATCGCTTCGGGGATGCCCCGCCAGAGAATGCCGCACTCGAACAGGCATTGGGCGTGCGTACCGGCGTCGCGCCGAGTCGAGTGCACGTGTCGCCACGCGTCGGGTTCAACTACACCTATTCGCGGTCGCGCGAAAACGGCAACGGCCAGATGAACAATGGGTCGGGCAGTTGGTATCGCAACACGATGGGCATCATTCGTGGTGGCGTCGGCGAGTTCCGCGACCTGTATCGTCCCGGCACGTTGGCCGATGCGATGGTCAATGCCGGTCTGCCTGGCAGCACCGTGGCACTGACGTGCGTGGGGAGCGCCGTACCGGTACCCGACTGGCGCGCCCTCAGCAGCGGCAGCGCGACACTGCCCTCCGCCTGCGCCGATGGCTCCGGCGCGCTGGCAGAGCGTGCACCCACCGTTACGCTGGTCGACCCGTCGTTCGATGTGCCACGCAGTTGGCGCGCATCGTTGGGTTGGGCCGCCACGGTGCAGCGCTTCCTGGTGCGCGTGGACGGCTTGTCGTCGTACGATCTGTCGAATCCCAGCACCGTCGACGCCAACTTCTCCGGCACGAGTCGCTTCACGCTCGCCGGTGAAGGCGGTCGGCCGATGTACGTCACGGCGTCAGGCATCGATCCCACGTCGGGCGCCGTGTCGGCTCGGGAATCGCGTGTGAGCCCCAACTATGGCCGTGTGTCCATGCGCACGAGTGATCTGCGCGGCTATGGATCGCAGCTTACCACCACTATCCAACCCGAGATTTTCCGTGGACGGCGCGGTCCGCCGCCGGTGATGTTCTCGGCGGCCTACACCATTCAGCAGGTGCGTCAGCAGTTCCGTGGCAGCGATGGGGCCAACTTCGGCAATCCGCTCACGCGCGAATGGGCGGCCGGCGCCAACGATGCCCGGCATGCCGTCGTGCTCCAGGCCAGCACCACCGTACCACGTGTCGGTGTGTTCACCATGTTCACGCGCCTGCAGTCGGGCACACCGTTCACGCCCATCGTGCGCAGTGACATCGATGGTGACGGACGTGCCAACGATCGGGCGTTCGTGCCCAATCCCGGCACCGACACCGATGCCGCTACCCGTGCGCAGATGCAGGCCCTGCTCGCGTCGGCGCCTGGCAACATCCGCGACTGTCTGTCATCGCAGCTTGGCGCCGTGGCCGCGCGGCAAAGCTGCCGCGGACCCTGGACGCAGCAGATGAATCTGCTGTACCGTCCGCCGCTGCCGTCCATCCGGGGCCGCAATGTCTCGATGAACGTGGTCTTCGAGAACCCGCTCGCGGGTCTGGACCAGCTACTGCATGGCGCCGACGGGCTGCGCGGCTGGGGCACGCAGGCGATCCCTGATCCCGTGTTGCTGGTGCCACGTGGCTTCGATGCGACCGGTCAGCGTTTCCGCTACGACGTGAACCCGCGCTTCGGTGATACGCGCGCCTTCCGCACGCTGTCCCGTGTGCCGTTCCGCATCGTGATGGACATTTCGATGGATCTATCGGTGCCGTACGACCTGCAGACCTTGCGTCGTGCCATTGAGCCCATCAAGGGTCGCGACAAGGCCACCAACAAGACCACGTGGACACGTCGAAATGCCGACTCGGTGGCGGCACTGTACCTGAGCCGCACGTCGAACCTGCACCGTGTGCTGCTGGCCGAAAGCGATTCGCTGTTCCTCACGAAAGATCAGATCGCCCGACTGTTGGCCGCCGACAGCCTGTATTCAGAACGCGTGCGCGGTCTCTACAAGCCACTCGCGGTGATGCTGGCCGAACAGCCGGATGGAGCCGCGGGCAAGGCGGCACTCGATACCGTGCAGGCCACCACCCGGTTGTACTGGCCCATCTTCTGGGAACAGGTGGACCTGGCGATGGAGGTGCTCAATCAGCAGCAGCGCGAGCTGATGCCACTGTTCAACAACATGAGCGCGGTGACGAAGGAAGAACGTCGCAACGCCCGTTGGACATTCGGGTACCCGGTGCCGTTGGTGCACAACCGGCCGCGGGTAGGTGGGCAGCCGGGAAGCCTGAATACCTCGGTGACACGAGGCGCCTTCTGA
- the ahcY gene encoding adenosylhomocysteinase produces the protein MTEHGVALLASLDRPAFAVRDLSLAEWGRKEIRLAEQEMPGLMALRAEFGAAQPLKGAKIMGSLHMTVQTAVLIETLVALGADVRWVSCNIFSTQDHAAAAVAVGPNGTVDKPQGTPVFAWKGETLEEYWWCTEQALMWSDGTGPNLLLDDGGDATLLVHRGADFERDGKVPAFDADNEPEEWGVILDLLRVEQQKNPGRWGKVLAGIRGVSEETTTGVHRLYEMEKAGTLAFPAINVNDAVTKSKFDNLYGCRHSVVDGLNRATDVMLAGKIVVVLGYGDVGKGCAQALKGQGARVVVTEIDPICALQAALEGYQVTTLEDIVDQADIFVSATGNKNVITVEHMSRMKDKAIVSNIGHFDNEIDMAGLKKVEGMKRVNIKPQYDEFQLPSGRSILVLAEGRLMNLGCATGHPSFVMSASFSNQVLAQLELHARAESYEKKVYTLPKHLDEKVARLHLDKLGVKLTTLTADQASYIGVDVNGPYKASHYKY, from the coding sequence ATGACTGAACACGGCGTCGCGTTGTTGGCGTCGCTCGATCGTCCCGCGTTTGCCGTGCGTGATCTGTCGCTTGCCGAGTGGGGCCGCAAGGAGATCCGCCTCGCCGAGCAGGAGATGCCGGGGTTGATGGCGCTGCGTGCCGAATTCGGCGCTGCGCAGCCGCTCAAGGGGGCGAAGATCATGGGGTCGTTGCACATGACCGTGCAGACGGCGGTGCTCATCGAAACGCTCGTCGCCCTCGGCGCTGATGTGCGCTGGGTGTCGTGCAACATCTTCTCCACGCAGGATCATGCCGCCGCCGCAGTGGCCGTGGGTCCGAACGGCACGGTGGACAAGCCGCAGGGCACGCCCGTGTTCGCGTGGAAGGGTGAGACGCTCGAAGAGTACTGGTGGTGCACGGAGCAGGCGTTGATGTGGTCGGATGGCACGGGCCCGAACCTGCTGCTGGATGATGGTGGTGATGCCACGCTGTTGGTGCACCGCGGCGCCGACTTCGAACGTGATGGCAAGGTGCCCGCGTTCGACGCCGACAACGAGCCGGAAGAGTGGGGCGTGATTCTCGATTTGCTGCGTGTGGAGCAGCAGAAGAATCCGGGCCGTTGGGGCAAGGTGTTGGCGGGTATCCGTGGGGTGTCCGAAGAGACCACGACCGGTGTGCATCGCCTGTACGAGATGGAGAAGGCCGGCACACTCGCGTTCCCGGCCATCAACGTCAACGATGCCGTGACGAAGTCGAAGTTCGACAACCTGTATGGCTGCCGCCACTCGGTGGTGGACGGCCTCAATCGCGCGACCGACGTGATGCTGGCCGGCAAGATCGTCGTGGTGCTGGGCTACGGTGACGTGGGCAAGGGCTGCGCGCAGGCGCTCAAGGGACAGGGTGCGCGCGTCGTGGTGACCGAAATCGATCCCATCTGCGCACTGCAGGCGGCGCTCGAGGGCTATCAGGTCACGACGCTCGAAGACATCGTCGATCAGGCCGACATCTTCGTGTCGGCAACCGGCAACAAGAATGTCATCACCGTTGAGCACATGAGCCGCATGAAGGACAAGGCGATCGTGTCCAACATCGGTCACTTCGACAACGAGATCGACATGGCCGGTCTCAAGAAGGTCGAAGGCATGAAGCGTGTGAACATCAAGCCGCAGTACGACGAATTCCAGTTGCCCAGCGGCCGCTCGATTCTCGTGCTGGCCGAAGGCCGTCTGATGAATCTGGGCTGCGCCACGGGTCACCCGAGCTTCGTGATGAGCGCGAGCTTCAGCAATCAGGTGCTGGCCCAGCTCGAACTGCACGCGCGCGCGGAGTCGTACGAGAAGAAGGTGTACACGCTGCCCAAGCACCTCGACGAAAAGGTGGCGCGTTTGCACCTCGACAAGCTGGGCGTGAAGCTGACCACACTCACGGCGGACCAGGCGTCGTACATCGGTGTGGACGTGAACGGCCCGTACAAGGCGAGCCACTACAAGTATTGA